In Pseudophryne corroboree isolate aPseCor3 chromosome 3, aPseCor3.hap2, whole genome shotgun sequence, a genomic segment contains:
- the USH1G gene encoding pre-mRNA splicing regulator USH1G isoform X3 — MGKLNTPVRGDPDKCDIWGNTPLHLSAANGHLNCLSFLVSFGANIWCLDNDYHTPLDMAATKGHMECVRYLDSIAAKQNSLNPKMVSKLKDRAFREAEKRIRDCAKLQRKHHERMERRYRKEMSDHSDTMSFSSFSSSVSQRFPSATLLATMPYSHAAGTTKGKTKMQKKLEKRKQNDGTFKIYEDGRKSVRSLSGLQLGNDVMFVKQGTYASPRDRGRHHLREMFLHEEDSLSRAVSDPGLHGDSAHSEVSTDSGHDSLFTRPGLGTMVFRRNYLSSGLFGVGRQEDNGLNMEGEGVKLRSRLKRSPSLDDSIGSAGSLEGRNEQTLPWEEEELGLDDEEEPDTTPLETFLASLQMSEFVSLLQDEKIDLAALTLCSDHDLKSIRIPLGPRKKILDGVQRRKQAVERPLAMGDTEL; from the exons atgggaaaactgaatactccagtaag GGGGGATCCTGATAAATGTGACATTTGGGGAAACACACCCCTGCATCTGTCTGCTGCCAATGGTCACCTCAATTGCTTGTCCTTTCTGGTGTCCTTCGGGGCCAATATCTGGTGCCTGGATAATGACTATCACACCCCGCTGGATATGGCAGCTACCAAGGGCCACATGGAGTGTGTCCGGTATCTAGATTCCATTGCAGCCAAGCAGAACAGTTTGAATCCAAAGATGGTCTCCAAACTGAAGGACCGAGCATTCCGTGAGGCAGAGAAACGCATTCGTGACTGTGCAAAGCTGCAACGCAAGCACCATGAGCGAATGGAGAGGCGTTACCGCAAGGAGATGTCTGACCATTCTGATACCATGAGCTTCTCCAGTTTCTCCAG CTCAGTGAGCCAGCGCTTCCCGAGTGCCACATTACTTGCCACCATGCCATATTCTCATGCTGCCGGTACCACAAAGGGCAAAACTAagatgcagaaaaagctggagaaaaGAAAGCAGAATGATGGAACATTTAAGATATATGAGGATGGTAGGAAAAGTGTACGATCACTCTCTGGACTTCAGTTAGGCAATGATGTTATGTTTGTAAAGCAAGGAACCTATGCCAGTCCCCGGGACCGAGGGCGCCACCACCTTCGTGAAATGTTTTTGCATGAGGAAGATTCACTATCCAGGGCTGTCAGTGACCCTGGACTACATGGGGACTCTGCCCACTCTGAAGTCAGCACAGACTCTGGACATGATTCTCTGTTCACCAGACCAGGACTCGGCACCATGGTGTTCAGGAGAAATTATCTGAGTAGTGGGCTGTTTGGTGTGGGTAGACAAGAGGACAATGGACTCAACATGGAAGGTGAGGGGGTAAAGCTGCGCAGTCGACTTAAGCGATCTCCAAGTTTAGATGATAGCATTGGCAGCGCTGGCAGTCTAGAGGGAAGAAATGAGCAGACTCTTCCATGggaagaggaggagttaggattggatGACGAAGAGGAACCTGACACCACCCCCCTGGAGACATTCTTGGCCTCACTGCAGATGTCTGAGTTTGTGTCTCTGCTTCAAGATGAGAAGATCGACCTGGCAGCCCTCACACTCTGCTCCGACCATGATCTCAAAAGTATTCGCATCCCACTAGGACCTCGCAAAAAAATTCTAGATGGTGTCCAGAGGAGGAAGCAGGCAGTGGAGAGACCCTTGGCCATGGGAGATACTGAGCT ATAG